In SAR324 cluster bacterium, the sequence GCATTTCGCACTCTCCCCAGTCAGGCTGGAGTGGGAGAAAAGTTTGACTGAAACGATTCCTTGGTTCAGTTTTTACAACAGCCAATCAAAAGAAAAAATATGCCCTATCAATTCCCACTGGCAGTCTGTGCCGAAATGCTCTGGCAAGATAAGCCGATTGAGTGGCGTGTGAGCAAGTTGACGGAAATGGGATTTGCTGTGGGGTTATGGAATTGGCCAGCTCATGATCTGGACAAGCTGGAGAAAACCAAGGCCAATTTTTCAATCATGAATGGCTACCTGCGAGGACGTCTTGCTGACGATGAGGGAGCAGAAGAACTCCTTGCTACAGCAAAAGAGACCATTGTTGTTGGGAAGCGACTCAACGTGGATCGACTGAACCTCCATGGAACCGGTTTGGGTGAGGGAGGATTGCCAGTACAACCTTGTGAAACCGTGACTGGAGCGATGTGGCTGAAAGCTGTGGACACGCTGAATCATGTCGCAGACCTGGCTGACAAAGAGGGAGTCGTCTTTGC encodes:
- a CDS encoding TIM barrel protein, producing MPYQFPLAVCAEMLWQDKPIEWRVSKLTEMGFAVGLWNWPAHDLDKLEKTKANFSIMNGYLRGRLADDEGAEELLATAKETIVVGKRLNVDRLNLHGTGLGEGGLPVQPCETVTGAMWLKAVDTLNHVADLADKEGVVFALENLNLPVDHPGVPFALAEDTLALVAAVNRPNLTLNLDLYHVQIGEGNLIEMCRKCLPYIGEIQVADVPGRKEPGTGEINYPKIAEALYQMGYLGPIAMEAYASGDPEEAIEAFQKAFTIADAR